One genomic region from Candidatus Obscuribacterales bacterium encodes:
- a CDS encoding PHP domain-containing protein, with protein sequence MAVNVVYESTDHRAAQDVDALRQVFEHFTATSCPRSYNFHLHTTCSDGRLSPRQVIDQAIALGLKGLAITDHHSVRGYDQAQAYLAQVAPADSQPRLWTGMEISAGLLDNEVHILCYGFEPSHTALKPYLQQRAPRGLDYEATQVINAVHQAGGLAVLAHPDRYRRSPQDLIDTAATLGIDGVEVFYAYNNPSPWTPSPRQTRLIQDLANQYGLLKTGGTDTHGLSLLQRI encoded by the coding sequence ATGGCTGTTAACGTTGTGTACGAGTCCACCGATCATCGGGCAGCCCAAGATGTTGATGCGTTAAGGCAAGTCTTTGAGCATTTCACGGCCACCAGTTGCCCCCGAAGCTACAACTTTCACCTGCACACCACCTGCTCCGATGGACGGCTGAGTCCCAGGCAGGTAATCGATCAAGCGATCGCCCTTGGTCTAAAAGGTCTAGCCATCACCGATCACCATTCCGTTCGTGGATACGACCAAGCTCAAGCCTATTTGGCCCAGGTTGCGCCCGCCGATTCCCAGCCCCGACTGTGGACAGGGATGGAAATTAGTGCCGGTCTTTTGGACAACGAAGTCCATATTCTCTGCTACGGCTTTGAGCCCAGCCACACCGCCCTGAAGCCCTACCTGCAACAGAGAGCCCCTAGAGGACTGGACTACGAAGCCACCCAGGTGATTAACGCCGTGCATCAAGCAGGCGGGCTTGCCGTCTTGGCCCATCCGGATCGCTATCGGCGATCGCCCCAAGACCTGATCGACACCGCCGCCACCTTGGGCATCGACGGCGTTGAGGTGTTCTACGCCTACAACAATCCCAGCCCTTGGACACCCAGCCCCCGCCAAACTCGGCTGATCCAAGATCTGGCCAATCAGTATGGGTTGCTGAAAACCGGCGGTACAGACACCCACGGACTGAGCCTGTTGCAGCGGATCTAG
- a CDS encoding NAD(P)/FAD-dependent oxidoreductase, translated as MTIDYDLVILGGSAAGRSMAQRAAQRGLRVALVDGWPEVDRLQQTAQGSHAALVQAARLAQQQAQQGWAIAPLLTLRDRQTWGQQPPSRALASLAEMGVDVVPGPAEFRRRPMAVVAGGRALRSRAYSIATGTEDVVPSIPGIDAMPYTTVRSLWQQPLPSTPIHWLIVGHRPQTVELAQALNSLGQSVTLITAPRLLPAEDPQIAALMAAQLEAEGIEIVLGHPEQVDGHAQACRLQVNGQIYKGDRLLVDTQQPQVRSLNLEAVGVQWTQNGIITNSHLRTTHPQIYALGDGLGGYAFPPIAEAEADILLHNLCYPGKRTVPYHQIPITIQTSPTITRIGLTEPQARQRYGDDLWVGINPFPSDADRTIGQTTSLVKVILKPDGQIIGVHSVGNGADVAALAIALQHHHRFQHLALSPSTALGAIAQAWQNHCRERSPWSRLQPTWLALNRAWQQP; from the coding sequence ATGACCATAGACTACGATCTGGTGATTTTGGGGGGTAGTGCAGCCGGACGCAGCATGGCGCAACGGGCCGCGCAACGGGGCCTACGAGTTGCCCTGGTAGACGGCTGGCCCGAGGTGGATCGTCTACAGCAAACGGCTCAAGGTAGCCATGCTGCCTTAGTGCAGGCAGCTCGATTGGCCCAGCAGCAGGCGCAACAGGGATGGGCGATCGCGCCGCTTCTCACGCTCCGCGATCGACAGACATGGGGACAGCAACCGCCCTCCAGAGCCCTAGCTAGCCTGGCAGAAATGGGAGTAGATGTGGTGCCAGGCCCAGCAGAGTTTCGGCGACGACCGATGGCGGTGGTGGCGGGAGGACGGGCCCTGCGATCGCGGGCCTATAGCATTGCCACCGGCACGGAAGATGTGGTTCCCTCGATCCCCGGTATCGATGCCATGCCCTACACAACGGTGCGATCGCTCTGGCAGCAACCGCTACCCTCCACACCCATCCATTGGTTGATTGTTGGCCATCGCCCCCAAACCGTTGAATTAGCCCAAGCGCTGAACAGCCTTGGCCAATCCGTCACCCTCATCACCGCCCCACGCCTTCTGCCTGCTGAAGATCCCCAGATTGCGGCCTTAATGGCCGCCCAGCTAGAAGCTGAAGGAATCGAGATTGTCTTAGGTCATCCAGAGCAGGTTGATGGCCATGCCCAGGCTTGTCGCCTACAGGTCAACGGTCAGATCTACAAAGGTGATCGCCTCCTGGTCGATACCCAGCAACCCCAAGTGCGATCGCTCAACCTAGAGGCTGTCGGCGTACAGTGGACGCAGAACGGCATCATCACCAACTCCCACCTGCGCACCACCCATCCCCAGATTTATGCCCTCGGTGACGGGCTAGGCGGCTATGCCTTTCCCCCCATCGCCGAAGCTGAGGCCGACATTCTGCTGCACAACCTCTGCTATCCCGGCAAGCGCACCGTGCCCTACCACCAAATTCCTATCACGATCCAAACCAGCCCGACGATTACCCGCATTGGTCTGACCGAACCCCAAGCCCGGCAGCGGTACGGCGATGATCTTTGGGTGGGCATCAATCCCTTCCCTAGCGACGCCGATCGCACCATTGGGCAAACGACAAGCCTCGTGAAAGTGATCCTCAAGCCCGATGGCCAAATCATTGGCGTCCATAGCGTGGGCAACGGTGCCGATGTGGCCGCCCTAGCGATCGCCCTCCAGCATCACCATCGTTTTCAGCACCTAGCCCTATCGCCCTCAACGGCCCTAGGCGCGATCGCCCAAGCCTGGCAGAATCATTGCCGGGAGCGATCGCCGTGGTCTCGCCTCCAACCCACCTGGCTAGCGCTGAACCGGGCTTGGCAGCAGCCCTAA